The Glycine soja cultivar W05 chromosome 3, ASM419377v2, whole genome shotgun sequence genome window below encodes:
- the LOC114405013 gene encoding kinesin-like protein KIN-12F: MARLHEEKKEMSVSEKKSRQSIECLTNHILFLQEAMYHFEEKSKVKIDVLSHKLRGLEKPLKEASSHWYQRKESLELEVGEATIIQAQKAQEASFILAKFEEAQDTMREVDIMINGLVIANEPMKIDIERVKD, from the exons ATGGCCAGAttacatgaagaaaaaaaagagatgtCAGTGTCTGAAAAGAAGAGTCGGCAAAGCATAGAGTGCCTCACAAATCACATACTTTTCCTGCAAGAAGCTATGTATCACTTTGAGGAGAAATCTAAAGTCAAGATTGATGTACTCAGTCACAAACTTAGAGGCCTGGAGAAACCTCTGAAAGAAGCCAGCTCCCATTGGTACCAAAGGAAAGAG TCACTTGAACTTGAAGTTGGAGAGGCAACGATCATTCAAGCTCAGAAAGCTCAAGAGGCATCTTTTATTCttgctaaatttgaagaagcACAAGATACAATGAGAGAAGTAGATATTATGATCAATGGATTGGTGATAGCTAATGAGCCAATGAAGATAGATATAGAAAGAGTGAAAGACTGA